Proteins encoded together in one Terriglobus saanensis SP1PR4 window:
- a CDS encoding carbohydrate kinase family protein, translating to MTSGPAIYGNFTIDDLVYPNGSTRWGVPGGSAVYAAMGALLWTKVSSIVAPLGADYPITLLDKRIDLSRCRSIPKTMRNWGLYEEDGRRHFISRNESRDWTYFSPALADAASGYQAAAHIAPLPFEATKQLIEELRAGGTKSISLDMDDHDLLGNRSLKKMMELVSTVDLFMPSQQDVLALFPGKGPLEAMHQLRSLVPEVALIAIKCGAGGTIAHLAGSEEYLRIPAVHVEVIDQTGAGDAFCGGVLGSLARQGDLLEALLCGAVSASFCIEGMGFSSLLEATGEAANSRLERLRQRVERAPCK from the coding sequence GTGACCTCCGGGCCTGCGATCTACGGCAATTTCACCATTGACGACCTCGTTTATCCAAATGGATCTACGCGCTGGGGGGTTCCAGGAGGCAGCGCTGTATATGCTGCGATGGGGGCGTTGCTTTGGACAAAGGTCTCGAGTATCGTCGCACCGCTTGGAGCAGACTATCCGATCACATTGCTGGATAAACGCATCGACCTCTCCCGCTGCCGATCGATCCCGAAGACAATGCGAAACTGGGGACTTTACGAAGAAGATGGTCGGCGACACTTCATCTCCCGCAACGAAAGCAGAGATTGGACTTACTTTAGTCCAGCGCTGGCTGACGCGGCATCCGGCTACCAGGCAGCGGCTCATATTGCACCATTGCCTTTCGAAGCTACTAAACAACTCATAGAAGAGCTCCGCGCGGGTGGGACGAAATCTATATCGCTCGACATGGATGATCATGACCTTCTCGGCAATCGAAGCTTGAAAAAGATGATGGAACTGGTGAGTACGGTGGATCTATTCATGCCAAGCCAGCAGGATGTTCTCGCACTGTTTCCCGGTAAAGGCCCGCTGGAGGCAATGCACCAGCTCCGAAGCCTAGTTCCCGAAGTAGCTCTCATTGCCATCAAATGCGGCGCTGGGGGCACTATAGCCCATCTCGCAGGATCTGAAGAGTACCTCAGAATTCCCGCGGTACACGTTGAGGTTATTGATCAAACGGGCGCCGGAGATGCCTTCTGTGGAGGTGTGCTGGGTTCACTTGCAAGACAAGGGGATCTATTAGAAGCCCTGCTCTGTGGTGCTGTGTCGGCGTCATTCTGCATTGAGGGGATGGGGTTTTCCAGTCTTTTGGAAGCGACGGGTGAGGCCGCAAACAGCCGGTTGGAAAGGCTGCGACAACGCGTCGAACGCGCCCCCTGTAAGTGA